The segment GGTCGCATCGGTCGTCGAACCGACGCTCACGCGGGTTCCGCCCAATCTGATTCGTCCGACGCTGACGCAGCTGCTCGAAGCCGGAAAGATGGGGCGCGCGCTGCAGCGTCTCGGCCCCTCGATGGGCGAAGCGATCGAAGTACTCACCGGCGCCGCACGCCCTCTTCTCGACCGCTGGTTCGAATCCGAAGAGCTCAAAGGCACGATCGCAACCGATGCGATCATCGGCGCCTTCATGGCGCCCTCGATGCCGGGCACCGCCTACGTGCTCTTCCACCACGTGATGGGCGAGACCAACGGCAAGCGCGGCGTCTGGAGCTACGTGCGCGGCGGCATGGGCGGTCTGACGCAGGCCCTCGCCGCGGCGGCGCTCGCGCTCGGCGTCGAGATCAAGACCGAGGCCGAAGTCACGCGAATTCTCGCGCGGGACGGCCGCGTGACCGGAGTCGCGCTGGCCGGCGGCGACGAGTTCGCCGCCAAGCACGTCGCCAGCGGCGTCGATTGCCACGTCACGTTCGAAAAGCTGCTCGAACCGGCGGAGCTTCCACACGAGTTTCGCGATGCGGTCGCGCGCATCTCGTATAGCAGCGCGTCGTGCAAGATCAACGTCGCGCTCGAGCGTCTGCCGAGCTTCAGCGCTCTGCCCGGCCACGAGCCTGGCCCGCAGCACTTTGGCACCGTGCATCTCTGCCCCGATCAGGACTTCATCGAACGCGCCTACGACGACGCCAAGTACGGCAGCTTCTCGAAGGAGCCGGTCGTCGAATGCACGCTGCCGTCCTCGCTCGATTCGACCGTCGCGCCGCCGGGCAAACACTTGATGTCGATGTTCACGCAGTACGCGCCCTACGAGCTCGCGCAAGGCCCCTGGACCGACGCGCTGCGCAACGAGTACGCCGACCGCTGCTTCGACGTGGTCGAACGGTACGCACCCGGCTTCAAAGACTCGGTGATCGACCGTCAGATTCTCACGCCGGTCGATCTTGAAGCGACCTTCGGCCTAACCGGCGGAAGCATCTTCCAAGGGGCGATGCCGCTGCATCAGCTCTTCGCGTTTCGCCCGGTGCCGGGCTTCGCCGGCTACGCAACGCCCATCCGCGGGCTTTATCTCTGCGGAGCGGCGGCGCACCCCGGCGGCGGCGTCATGGGCGCGGCCGGCTGGAACGCGGCTCGCGTAATGCTGGCGCAGGGACGGCGCTAGCCGCTCGTCGACTACCCTTCCTCGGCGGCGCGCCGCAGCTCGTTGATGTCGAGCTTGCCCATCTCCATCATCGCCTTCATCGCACGCCCGGCCTTCTCGCGGTCGGGGTTACCGAGCAGCTCTCCCAGCCCGCTTGGCACGATGTTCCAAGCGAAGCCGAACTTATCGCGCAGCCAGCCGCAAGGCAGATACTCTCCGCCCTCGCCGAGCCGTTCCCAGAGCCGATCGACCTCCGCCTGCGTTTGGCAGGTTACGAAGAGCGCGATGCCGCCCTGCGGGATATCCGAGCCGCTATCCTGTTCGTCGCCGTCCCCGCCGTTGAGCGCCAAATAATCCCGACCCTCGAGCGAAAACTCGATCATCATGACCTCGCCCTCGTCGCCCGGCCCCTCGGCGCCGTAACGGCTGACGTTGCTGAGCTTCGAGTCGGAAAAGCTCGCCACGTAGAAGTCTACCGCTTCTTCGGCTTTTCCGTTGAACCAAAGCAGGGGCGTGATGTCGTTGCTCATTGTTCTTTCGTGAAATCGCTCGGAATGGTGAAAATCGAATCGGCGGCGTCGATCGGCCGAGAGTTGCCGCGCTCGGTAATCAGCGTCATCGAGCGCCCGCGTTGGTCGAACGAGATCGCCTGGTACATCGCGAAGTTGCCCAGCGGCAGGCTCGGGCCGCTCTGCTGCACGCTGAATCGCTTGTCGAGGCCGGCAGTGGCCAGCACCCGCATCACCTGCGACGCGACGCCGGGGATCATGCCGAACCGCTGGCCGGGGTTCATCCTACCCAAATTGCTCGGCATGCCGGGCGAGCACTGCACGGCCGGCATCCCGAAGCCCGCGTAGTACGCGATGAGGTTTCCGTCGTGTGTCTCCGACTCACCCGAAGACTTCGTCATCGTAAACTGCATCTGCGAGCGGTAGCCGTTGGTCGGCTGGTCGTCGATCTCCCGCGAGCCGAGCGACTGGTTCGTGATGACGATCGCGATCTTCGTGTCGTCGCCCTTGAACGATCCGTCGCCGTTGCCGCCCTTCGATGGAGCCGGCGAAGAGTTCGGCTGGTCGAGCGAAACGACGCGATACGTCTTCTTCTTGAGATCGAGGGTCGTGAGCGTCCGCGAGCCGCAGTCGAGGATCGTTGCGGTCCCCATCGCCGGCTGGTCGGTTCGTTCCTTGCTGCCGGCGATATAGTGCCGCTCGGCCATGCCGTTTTGCATCAGCGCCATGATGCCCCCGGGGACCATGTGCCCGAAGAGGCCGCCCCCGCCGGACGACGGCGACCCGGAGGCCGCCGCGGCATAGTCCGCGTCGAAAGATCCCGGCTGCAGCGACGACGGGTCCGCGCCTATCGACATCTTCGTCACGGAATCCCATGCGAGTCCGGAGACGGCCGCCGGAGCGGCCGCTGGAGCGGCGGAGAGCGCGAGCGCCGCCGCGAGGGCGAGCTTACTCGTCGTCGACCGGTTCGTCGACCCAGGATTTGGGTTCATGCAAATAGTCCTTGATGTGATATTTCGTGGGAATATGAGTGAACGCGCGCGGCGGCGCGTGGAAGTCGAAGCTGTCGAGGATGCTGTTGGCGCGCACGTCCGTGTAGCCGTCGGATGTCGCCCCAAGCGGCGGCAGGCTGAAGGCCTGCTCGATGAACTTAAGGATGCTCCCGAACTCGTATTGCGTGTGCGAAACGTAACCCTGCTTTGCATACGGCGAGACGATGAGACAGGGAATGCGGATGCCCAAGCCGCGGAAATCCAGCTGCGGCGGCGGCGCGTTATCGTACAAGCCGCCCCAGTCGTCCCAAACGACGACGATCGCCGTCGAATTCCAATACTTGCTCTCCCCGATCGCGTTGACGATCGCACCGACCCACGACGGCCCTCGGTCGCCGGCGCTTCCCGGATGATCCGAGTCGATCTTGGTCGGTGTAACCCAGACGACGTTCGCCAAGTCGCCGTTCTTGATGTCGTCCAGGACGGTGTACGGCGGTGCGCCGATATCCTTGGTCCAATCCGGGCCGTAGCGTACGTCGTAGATCGCTTCGAACGGCGCCCAGATTCCGGCGTTCATCAGTTTGGTGACGTAATACTTCCACGAGACGCTGGCCGCATCGAGTGTATCGGCCATCGTCTTGAACTGCGTGAAGCACGGGAACGGCCCAAGCCGCCAGTGCACGATCCGATACTCATCGACGAACGAGCTGGTCGTCCCCGATTTCGAATCGCAATCTTGCGGCGCGGCGCTGGGGAAGTCCACTTCGGCTTTCGTCGGACTGAGGTTGTCGGTCCCGGCGATCAGCGTGAGGTGCGCGGTGTAGCTCGGTCCGATCTCGGTCGGAAACATGTCGTCGGCCAGAACGTACTGCTTCGCCATCTGCCAGTACGGTGCGATCTCGCCACGCTGTACGTACGAGTACCCTGCGCGTCCGTATTTGCTGAAGCCGTCCATCTGGCCCTTGTCCCACATCCGAAGCCCCGCGACAAACGAGTGCGGCAGGTTCGGCGAGTTCTCCATCGTTACCGCGCGGAGCGGAATCTTGATGCGCTTCCCCGACGCGTCCTTGCCGTAGCCGTACATCGGCGCGTTTGCGCCGGGGTATCCGGCGAAGAAATTCTCAAACGTCCGGTTCTCTTGAATGATGACGACGACGTGCTTGATGTAGAGGCCGGCCGAACCGGAACTGTGGTGGCCTGCGGTAACTGGAAGAACCTGCTGCGCGAGGCTCGGCGAGCCGTTGCTTGACGAACACGCGCTCGTCAGCACGAGGCCTGACGAAACCAGAACAAATAGCAATGGTTGAAAGCGCACTTGGGGGCTCCCCTTCAAGGAAGAAAAACGAAGCTCAGGCTTTCCGCAAGCATGGCTCGAGTCCCCGCTTCGCGTACTAGTAGCGGGAGCGTCTGTCCGCTCCTTTCGGAGGTACCGTTGAGGTTCCAATTCCTGGTCCGTGCTTTTGTCGGATCGTGCACGGGTTTCGCGCTGCTCTGCGGTTGCGGCGGCTCGCCGTCATCCGTACCGTTCGTCCCCGCGAGCGCGGTCCCGCCGGCGCAGCGTGCCGTGGGGAAGATCGGTCCCTTGCTTTACGTAGTGGGGCAGAAGGGCGTCTACGTTCTCGACTTTCCGTCGGGGCAGTTGCGGTCGACGATCCAAGAGAACGGGTATGCCGCCTGTTCCGATAAGAAGGGCAACGTCTTTATCGCCGGCGACCACGGTCTGGACGAGTTCAAGCACGGCGGCACGACGCCGATTGCGCACTTGGTGCTCCCCTACACGACCAACGGCTGTTCCTTCGACCCGACAACGCAGACGCTCGCGGCGACCAGCGGCGGATATGTCGCCGTCTTTCATGAGGAACAGAATCCCGCGGTCATGTACTCCTCCGGATTCTCCGCAAGCGAGTGCGGGTACGACAACACGGGCGATTTGTACGTCGACGGTTACGCCTACCCGAACGTCTTCTCGTTCGCCGTTCAGCCGCACGCCGAGCGCAACTTCTACCAAGTGACGCTCCCAGCCGGT is part of the Candidatus Cybelea sp. genome and harbors:
- a CDS encoding alkaline phosphatase family protein; translation: MLFVLVSSGLVLTSACSSSNGSPSLAQQVLPVTAGHHSSGSAGLYIKHVVVIIQENRTFENFFAGYPGANAPMYGYGKDASGKRIKIPLRAVTMENSPNLPHSFVAGLRMWDKGQMDGFSKYGRAGYSYVQRGEIAPYWQMAKQYVLADDMFPTEIGPSYTAHLTLIAGTDNLSPTKAEVDFPSAAPQDCDSKSGTTSSFVDEYRIVHWRLGPFPCFTQFKTMADTLDAASVSWKYYVTKLMNAGIWAPFEAIYDVRYGPDWTKDIGAPPYTVLDDIKNGDLANVVWVTPTKIDSDHPGSAGDRGPSWVGAIVNAIGESKYWNSTAIVVVWDDWGGLYDNAPPPQLDFRGLGIRIPCLIVSPYAKQGYVSHTQYEFGSILKFIEQAFSLPPLGATSDGYTDVRANSILDSFDFHAPPRAFTHIPTKYHIKDYLHEPKSWVDEPVDDE
- a CDS encoding VOC family protein, with the translated sequence MSNDITPLLWFNGKAEEAVDFYVASFSDSKLSNVSRYGAEGPGDEGEVMMIEFSLEGRDYLALNGGDGDEQDSGSDIPQGGIALFVTCQTQAEVDRLWERLGEGGEYLPCGWLRDKFGFAWNIVPSGLGELLGNPDREKAGRAMKAMMEMGKLDINELRRAAEEG
- a CDS encoding NAD(P)/FAD-dependent oxidoreductase, encoding MRSQYDAIVVGGGHNGLVTACYLAKAGWKVLVLERRYVVGGACVTEEVFPGFKVSTAAYVNSLFRPEIIRDLQLAEYGFEAIERNPASFSPFLDGRYLMLGAGMAKDIEEIAKFSAHDAASYPRYEAMLERVASVVEPTLTRVPPNLIRPTLTQLLEAGKMGRALQRLGPSMGEAIEVLTGAARPLLDRWFESEELKGTIATDAIIGAFMAPSMPGTAYVLFHHVMGETNGKRGVWSYVRGGMGGLTQALAAAALALGVEIKTEAEVTRILARDGRVTGVALAGGDEFAAKHVASGVDCHVTFEKLLEPAELPHEFRDAVARISYSSASCKINVALERLPSFSALPGHEPGPQHFGTVHLCPDQDFIERAYDDAKYGSFSKEPVVECTLPSSLDSTVAPPGKHLMSMFTQYAPYELAQGPWTDALRNEYADRCFDVVERYAPGFKDSVIDRQILTPVDLEATFGLTGGSIFQGAMPLHQLFAFRPVPGFAGYATPIRGLYLCGAAAHPGGGVMGAAGWNAARVMLAQGRR